From the genome of Argentina anserina chromosome 4, drPotAnse1.1, whole genome shotgun sequence, one region includes:
- the LOC126792946 gene encoding putative F-box protein PP2-B12 has product MRRRRRGEMKRLPVECASHIIGFTSAGDACRSCAVSRLFKHAADSDIVWDRLLPPHYKHIISQSPSSSSLFSMPKKDLYFHLCTHPIIIANGHMSFALDRQSGKICYMVGARGLSIAWADTPTYWQWMTLPHSRFSEVAKLKLVWWLDIKACIWTKNLSAGTTYAAYLVYQLSEVRSGLARTPIVLRINYQQSAVVSVHRVILDPMPQRARHRGDGWMEIEMGQFFIEQKGNDDAVDVVECSVTEVDNLKSGLIVEGIELRPVHM; this is encoded by the exons atgcgaagaagaagaagaggagaaatGAAGAGGTTGCCTGTGGAGTGCGCCTCACACATCATAGGCTTTACGTCGGCCGGGGATGCCTGCAGATCATGTGCCGTGTCTCGTCTCTTTAAGCATGCTGCCGATTCTGATATTGTCTGGGATAGGCTTCTTCCTCCCCATTATAAGCACATCATCTCCCAATCTCCATCCTCCTCTTCTTTGTTTTCCATGCCCAAGAAGGATCTCTACTTCCATCTCTGTACCCACCCCATCATCATTGCCAACGGCCACATG AGCTTTGCACTAGATAGGCAGAGCGGCAAGATATGTTATATGGTAGGTGCAAGAGGGCTTTCAATTGCATGGGCAGATACACCCACTTACTGGCAATGGATGACTCTACCACACTCCAG GTTCTCTGAAGTGGCTAAGCTCAAACTTGTATGGTGGCTTGACATCAAGGCGTGCATATGGACTAAGAACTTATCTGCAGGAACAACCTATGCAGCTTACCTTGTGTATCAGCTCTCAGAAGTAAGATCGGGGCTGGCAAGAACACCTATTGTGTTGCGCATCAATTATCAACAAAGTGCAGTTGTGAGTGTGCATCGTGTGATCCTAGACCCTATGCCTCAGCGGGCTCGACATAGAGGAGATGGGTGGATGGAGATTGAGATGGGTCAATTCTTCATTGAACAAAAAGGAAATGATGATGCTGTTGATGTTGTAGAATGCAGTGTAACGGAAGTTGATAACCTAAAGAGCGGCCTCATTGTTGAAGGTATTGAGCTAAGGCCTGTCCATATGTAA